One stretch of Sporosarcina sp. ANT_H38 DNA includes these proteins:
- a CDS encoding MFS transporter has product MKSASFRFLWIGQSMANLGDIFYIVGLISILYASTDSPFTLALVPFLSMFGRFISGMISPLLLNRYPLKKLLVYSQVSKTLLLYLLALILVFHMTSSVLVLLSFVFTIAFLDGWAAPASQAMLPRLVPKNELVKANSFFSVIYETVNLGGWAIGGLIVAFLSGQTVILITVVLYLMATLLMTKIIDPTEFQRKISKGRQIGELKEGWQIVWRNPLYKSLYVIIVFEAVANVVWIASILYVFVTEILGETEAWWGYINTSFFIGMVVGGIICSRFTLIFEKKLKCVLIIFSFGISIMTFLFGLTEMAWLSLIFAGLNGVFQQLKAIASNTFLQKSASTEELPKIYAAQSALVSLLFAVSSLLFGALAEIGNVRITFIISAALLGIAAIYTVIRHRRFAIEESNFPFER; this is encoded by the coding sequence ATGAAGAGTGCATCTTTCCGTTTTCTTTGGATTGGTCAATCAATGGCCAATTTGGGTGATATTTTTTATATTGTAGGGCTTATTTCAATTTTATATGCTTCGACAGATTCACCATTTACATTGGCGTTGGTACCATTTCTCAGTATGTTTGGTCGTTTTATAAGCGGGATGATTTCCCCGCTACTGTTGAATAGATATCCTCTAAAAAAACTGCTTGTTTACTCGCAAGTAAGTAAGACACTATTGTTGTATTTGCTAGCGCTTATCTTAGTATTTCATATGACGTCCAGCGTGCTCGTACTATTAAGTTTCGTATTTACAATTGCGTTTTTAGATGGATGGGCAGCGCCAGCAAGCCAAGCAATGTTGCCGCGTTTGGTTCCCAAAAATGAACTTGTGAAAGCTAATAGCTTCTTTTCCGTTATTTATGAAACCGTAAATTTAGGTGGATGGGCGATTGGTGGTTTAATTGTTGCATTTTTAAGCGGTCAAACTGTTATTTTAATTACGGTTGTTTTGTATCTGATGGCTACTTTACTCATGACTAAAATTATAGATCCAACCGAATTTCAAAGAAAAATTTCCAAAGGTCGTCAGATTGGTGAGTTAAAAGAAGGTTGGCAAATCGTCTGGAGAAATCCGCTGTATAAGAGTCTTTATGTGATCATCGTATTTGAGGCCGTTGCAAATGTTGTATGGATTGCTTCTATACTTTACGTCTTCGTGACTGAAATTCTTGGTGAGACTGAGGCTTGGTGGGGATATATTAATACCTCATTTTTTATTGGAATGGTCGTTGGTGGGATTATATGCTCACGTTTCACCTTAATATTCGAGAAAAAGCTAAAGTGTGTTTTGATTATTTTTTCCTTTGGAATCAGTATCATGACATTTCTTTTCGGTTTAACGGAGATGGCTTGGTTGTCCCTTATCTTTGCAGGACTCAATGGGGTATTTCAACAACTAAAAGCAATTGCTTCGAACACATTTCTTCAAAAATCAGCCAGCACTGAAGAACTTCCTAAAATCTATGCCGCACAAAGTGCGTTGGTGTCGTTATTATTTGCAGTTTCCTCTTTACTGTTTGGTGCTCTTGCTGAGATAGGGAATGTAAGAATTACATTTATTATTTCAGCAGCATTGTTAGGAATTGCAGCAATTTATACTGTGATTCGCCATCGTCGTTTTGCTATAGAGGAATCAA
- a CDS encoding response regulator transcription factor, producing the protein MKLLLIEDERTLSRLIVKGLQKSGYAIDTAFDGEEALELFDINIYDLIILDLNIPKIDGIDVLKHIRQVDENMCVLILSARSDIDDVVVGLDNGANDYVTKPFDFQVLEARIRSLLRRSFTQKNTVMSAADLKINTAQKIGFVHNKPIDLTKKEYAILEYFLFNKNRVISAEELMEHVWNSDVDLLSNTLKFHIHSLRKKIAKELGEVEAIKTVRGQGYIIQDHEVNQV; encoded by the coding sequence ATGAAGCTATTATTAATTGAAGACGAAAGAACACTCTCAAGACTCATTGTAAAAGGTCTTCAAAAAAGTGGATATGCCATTGATACAGCATTTGATGGTGAAGAAGCATTAGAGCTCTTTGATATTAATATATATGACTTAATTATTCTCGATTTAAACATACCTAAAATTGATGGAATAGATGTATTAAAACATATTCGTCAAGTAGATGAAAACATGTGTGTTCTTATTTTATCTGCTCGCTCCGATATAGACGATGTCGTTGTTGGTCTTGATAATGGCGCAAACGACTATGTAACAAAACCATTCGACTTTCAAGTATTAGAAGCACGCATTCGCTCATTATTACGCCGATCATTTACACAAAAAAATACTGTTATGTCAGCTGCAGATCTAAAGATTAATACAGCACAAAAAATCGGATTTGTTCATAACAAACCTATTGACTTAACAAAAAAAGAATATGCAATTTTAGAGTATTTTCTTTTCAATAAAAACAGGGTCATCAGTGCTGAAGAATTAATGGAGCATGTTTGGAATAGTGATGTGGATTTATTATCGAACACGTTAAAGTTCCATATTCATTCGTTAAGAAAAAAAATCGCCAAAGAACTGGGAGAAGTCGAGGCCATTAAAACCGTTAGAGGACAAGGCTACATTATACAAGATCATGAGGTGAATCAGGTATGA
- a CDS encoding recombinase family protein, producing MKYVYCRVSTASQDLDLQLPTLDSEGCDKIYSEKSTGTKAGRPQFVELLPLLKKGDTLVVTKLERFASSTEDGVNLIKELLSKRFKVHILNMGLAEDKSIGRLILRTLSAIAKQNPNFREGWPKKFTKKQVAHALQLLKTNSYTQVQVITGISKSILIRAKRELSKGVPLFKYRMPLRGFYVLFCGYIIGF from the coding sequence ATGAAATATGTTTATTGCCGCGTGAGTACAGCTTCACAAGATTTAGATTTACAGCTGCCTACACTGGACAGTGAAGGTTGTGACAAAATCTATTCCGAGAAATCCACTGGAACTAAGGCTGGTCGTCCCCAATTTGTAGAGTTACTTCCATTGCTGAAAAAAGGCGATACATTGGTAGTTACAAAGCTAGAGCGTTTCGCAAGTTCGACAGAAGATGGAGTAAATCTAATCAAAGAATTACTTTCAAAAAGATTCAAGGTTCACATACTAAATATGGGACTTGCAGAAGATAAATCAATTGGCAGATTAATTTTAAGAACATTATCAGCCATTGCGAAGCAGAATCCTAATTTCCGTGAAGGTTGGCCAAAGAAATTCACTAAAAAGCAAGTAGCACACGCTTTACAACTATTGAAAACAAATTCTTACACGCAAGTGCAAGTAATTACAGGGATTTCTAAAAGCATACTAATCCGTGCCAAAAGAGAACTAAGTAAAGGGGTGCCTTTGTTTAAGTATCGGATGCCTTTACGTGGCTTCTATGTCCTTTTTTGTGGATATATAATAGGTTTTTAA
- a CDS encoding S-layer homology domain-containing protein, whose protein sequence is MTFIIKLLLSSERKTINAISMLHGLGISNGSKGKFYPSNPTSRARAAKILVNSLDGLK, encoded by the coding sequence ATGACTTTTATTATTAAACTATTACTTTCTTCCGAAAGAAAAACAATCAACGCCATTTCGATGCTTCACGGACTAGGCATCTCAAACGGATCTAAAGGTAAATTCTATCCGAGCAACCCCACGAGTCGTGCACGCGCAGCAAAAATACTTGTGAATTCACTTGATGGTTTAAAATGA
- a CDS encoding Lrp/AsnC family transcriptional regulator, protein MKGLRIIVDHIDLEILTLLKENSRIQWKEIGQKVHMTGQAVGNRIRRLEDMGVIEQYTITINRAQLVQPITAFITFFVETTYHKTFHDFFRTEEVISEVHRTSGDGCYLLTGHFGSNEELQLFLERLLKYGNYRVNLSIGKIK, encoded by the coding sequence GTGAAAGGATTGAGGATTATCGTTGATCATATAGATCTAGAAATACTGACATTATTAAAAGAAAACTCAAGAATACAATGGAAAGAAATTGGTCAAAAAGTACATATGACCGGGCAAGCTGTAGGAAATCGTATTCGAAGATTAGAGGATATGGGGGTCATTGAACAGTACACAATCACGATAAATAGAGCGCAATTAGTACAACCTATAACCGCGTTTATTACTTTTTTTGTTGAAACGACTTATCATAAAACATTTCATGATTTTTTCCGAACAGAAGAGGTAATTTCTGAAGTACACCGCACTAGCGGAGACGGATGCTACTTATTGACTGGACACTTTGGTTCAAATGAAGAGCTGCAGTTGTTTCTTGAACGTCTTTTAAAGTATGGAAATTATCGTGTTAACCTTTCGATAGGAAAGATTAAGTAA
- a CDS encoding GntR family transcriptional regulator, with amino-acid sequence MTQNYKKSRSAYHQAYEVIRDRILNGDMPGGTKIVEEKLAAELGFSRTPIRESLRQLGHEGLIINKKVVQPTEEDLRNLFQVRILLEGFSAKSAAIYLPEEDLKSLSNCIIMGREGAIEEIMDANERFHAIIVQASGNALMIDTIDRMKSIIYLFRKTVVLYSRPRLIDEHEEIYEAIKARDGEKAKQLMETHLQEDLDFCLHILRSSSQI; translated from the coding sequence ATGACTCAAAACTATAAAAAATCTCGTTCTGCCTACCATCAAGCATATGAAGTGATTCGAGATAGAATCTTAAATGGGGATATGCCAGGTGGTACAAAAATTGTTGAAGAAAAATTAGCAGCAGAATTAGGATTTAGCCGTACTCCAATTAGAGAATCTCTACGCCAACTAGGTCATGAAGGACTTATCATTAATAAAAAAGTTGTACAGCCTACAGAAGAAGATCTGCGCAACTTATTTCAAGTAAGGATTCTTCTAGAAGGATTTTCAGCGAAATCAGCAGCAATCTATTTGCCCGAGGAAGATTTAAAATCGCTGTCCAATTGCATTATAATGGGAAGAGAAGGCGCAATTGAAGAGATAATGGATGCTAATGAACGTTTTCATGCTATTATCGTTCAAGCCAGTGGTAACGCTCTAATGATTGATACAATAGATCGCATGAAGTCCATAATCTATCTTTTTCGTAAGACCGTGGTGCTTTACAGTCGACCGCGTTTAATAGATGAGCATGAGGAAATTTATGAAGCGATTAAAGCAAGAGATGGTGAAAAGGCGAAACAACTAATGGAAACACATCTTCAAGAGGATTTAGATTTTTGCCTTCATATTTTAAGAAGTTCAAGTCAAATATGA
- a CDS encoding nucleoside deaminase codes for MDFVKRTIDLALKNVEEGGRPFACVVTRDGEIIAESPNLVAQTNDPTAHAEVLAIRKACEKLGTEHLTDCEIYILASPCPMCLGALYYCSPQKVVFITTRKDYAPHYIDNRKYFEFDTFYDEYCKPMDQRRLPMVHQEDKEGLKVYERWSELNNK; via the coding sequence ATGGATTTTGTTAAACGCACAATAGATTTGGCACTTAAAAATGTTGAAGAAGGCGGACGTCCATTTGCTTGTGTAGTAACAAGAGATGGAGAAATTATTGCTGAAAGTCCAAATCTCGTAGCACAGACTAACGACCCAACTGCACACGCTGAAGTACTAGCTATTAGAAAAGCATGTGAAAAGTTAGGAACAGAACACTTAACGGACTGTGAAATTTACATCCTTGCAAGTCCATGTCCAATGTGTTTGGGTGCACTATACTATTGTAGCCCCCAAAAAGTTGTATTCATCACGACACGCAAAGATTACGCTCCTCATTATATAGACAACCGTAAATACTTTGAGTTCGATACTTTTTATGATGAGTATTGTAAACCAATGGACCAACGTAGATTGCCTATGGTTCATCAAGAAGACAAAGAAGGTCTTAAAGTATATGAGCGTTGGAGCGAGTTAAATAACAAATAA
- the cynS gene encoding cyanase, with translation MNRKEATQKILDAKFAKGLTWNEIAMESENAESWIVTALLGQATMTRPEAEKMGKLLDLDEEVVQALTQIPFRGDVVKMPPTDPGLYRLYEMLLVYGPTIKELIQEKLGEGIMSAIDFEMDVQKKEDPRGDRIILTLNGKFLPYRKW, from the coding sequence ATGAATAGAAAAGAAGCGACTCAAAAAATTCTTGATGCAAAATTTGCAAAAGGTTTAACATGGAACGAAATCGCAATGGAAAGCGAAAACGCTGAAAGCTGGATTGTAACAGCTTTATTAGGACAAGCCACAATGACTCGGCCTGAAGCGGAAAAAATGGGTAAACTGTTAGATTTGGATGAAGAAGTAGTGCAAGCTTTAACACAAATTCCATTCCGGGGAGATGTAGTAAAAATGCCTCCTACTGATCCGGGTCTATACCGTTTATACGAAATGTTATTAGTATACGGCCCAACAATTAAAGAATTGATTCAAGAGAAACTTGGCGAAGGAATCATGAGTGCGATTGATTTTGAAATGGATGTTCAGAAAAAAGAAGATCCTAGAGGCGATCGTATAATCCTTACTTTGAATGGAAAATTCTTGCCTTATAGAAAATGGTGA
- a CDS encoding cell wall metabolism sensor histidine kinase WalK encodes MNYISLRMRLTVLTGMILIITTILLTVISISIANNKFVQPLTGSIGKDVNFSELQLDEKQEIDLKTPSSLPPDIFFSEEINTVNKQFQFQSLIWMIVIMVGGVGAIYFVAGKALEPVKKLRKSIEDINEHNLSDRINHIPSKDEIGNLASEFNKMLQRLENSFTYQKNFAANAAHELKTPLTIMKTGIQILKLESLPSIDDYKENLEITEESTQRLINIVEDLLMLANNHAVKFSDKIGLQQMFETIAHEVAPLCAEKNITLTLNNCIKSIVGNKVLIYRVFFNLIENAVKYNTMNGKIEITCHVQRDHIRISIADTGIGIAKEELPFIFEPFYRVDQSRTRSLGGSGLGLSIVRSIIEKHKGRIHVKSANNIGTTFEIELLKNWSNANIETHTK; translated from the coding sequence ATGAACTATATATCGTTAAGAATGCGACTAACAGTTTTAACTGGCATGATTCTAATCATTACAACCATATTATTAACCGTTATTTCTATTAGCATTGCAAACAACAAATTTGTCCAACCATTAACAGGTTCGATAGGTAAAGATGTGAATTTTAGCGAACTTCAATTAGATGAAAAACAAGAGATTGATTTAAAAACTCCTTCATCACTGCCCCCAGACATCTTCTTTTCAGAAGAAATTAATACGGTAAACAAGCAATTCCAATTCCAAAGTCTAATTTGGATGATTGTAATTATGGTTGGAGGTGTTGGAGCCATTTATTTCGTAGCTGGAAAAGCATTGGAGCCGGTTAAAAAATTACGTAAAAGTATAGAGGATATTAATGAACATAATTTGTCGGATCGTATCAATCATATACCTTCAAAAGATGAAATTGGTAACCTAGCCTCAGAATTTAATAAGATGCTCCAACGATTAGAAAACTCGTTTACTTATCAAAAAAACTTTGCTGCAAATGCTGCTCATGAATTAAAAACGCCACTTACGATCATGAAAACAGGTATACAAATACTAAAGCTCGAATCATTACCATCCATTGATGACTACAAGGAGAATTTGGAGATTACAGAAGAAAGCACACAAAGACTCATTAATATTGTTGAAGATTTATTAATGCTTGCAAATAATCATGCTGTAAAATTTTCAGACAAAATTGGCCTTCAACAAATGTTCGAAACGATTGCGCATGAAGTCGCTCCACTTTGTGCTGAAAAAAATATTACACTTACACTCAACAACTGTATAAAGAGCATAGTTGGCAACAAAGTTCTTATATACAGGGTCTTTTTTAATCTAATTGAAAATGCTGTAAAATATAATACAATGAACGGCAAGATTGAGATAACCTGTCATGTTCAACGTGACCACATTCGTATTAGTATCGCTGACACAGGTATCGGTATCGCAAAGGAAGAACTTCCATTTATTTTCGAACCGTTTTACAGAGTGGATCAATCACGCACAAGAAGCTTAGGTGGCTCCGGGTTAGGTCTTTCAATCGTTAGGTCGATAATCGAGAAGCATAAAGGACGAATACATGTTAAAAGTGCCAATAATATCGGTACTACTTTTGAAATAGAATTACTAAAAAACTGGTCGAACGCAAATATCGAAACACATACTAAGTGA
- a CDS encoding carbonic anhydrase, translating to MLLQEILKYNDQFVAKKEYVPYEATKMPQKRMVVVSCMDARLIELLPKALDIHNGDAKIIKNAGGIISHAFGSIMRSIVTSVYELNAEEIYIIGHHGCGMSQSNPEGTLQKMVDRGVTSPNILSALEYAGIDLHKWLFGFNDVVDSINSNIELVRNHPLIPKDVPVHGLAIDPHTGKLDLIVDGYKELANKKK from the coding sequence ATGTTACTACAAGAAATTTTGAAGTACAACGACCAGTTTGTAGCAAAAAAAGAATATGTACCGTACGAGGCAACTAAAATGCCACAAAAGCGTATGGTTGTCGTTTCATGCATGGATGCTCGTTTAATTGAGCTACTTCCAAAAGCTTTAGATATACACAATGGTGATGCGAAAATCATTAAAAATGCAGGTGGAATAATTAGCCATGCGTTCGGTAGTATTATGCGCAGTATTGTTACTTCTGTATACGAACTGAACGCTGAAGAAATTTATATTATTGGACATCATGGGTGCGGGATGAGCCAAAGTAATCCAGAAGGAACGCTGCAAAAGATGGTAGATCGAGGTGTAACATCTCCAAATATTCTTTCTGCTCTAGAATATGCTGGGATTGATCTACACAAATGGTTGTTTGGATTTAATGATGTCGTCGATTCCATTAATTCGAATATCGAATTAGTACGAAACCATCCACTCATTCCAAAAGATGTCCCTGTACATGGTCTTGCAATTGACCCTCACACAGGGAAGTTGGATTTAATTGTTGATGGATATAAAGAATTAGCTAACAAAAAAAAATAA